The following are encoded in a window of Phaseolus vulgaris cultivar G19833 chromosome 3, P. vulgaris v2.0, whole genome shotgun sequence genomic DNA:
- the LOC137806058 gene encoding probable protein arginine N-methyltransferase 6 — protein MFPRENHSNGYEQVGAMGPTHTHTHRERVRRGTRRSRASSSSHSVRVFDQSQPHHRPPCTDFDVAYFHSYAHLGIHQEMIKDRVRTETYREAIMQHQSFIAGKVVVDVGCGTGILSIFCAQAGAKRVYAIDASDIALQANEVVKANNLSDVVVVLHGRVEDVEIDEEVDVIISEWMGYMLLYESMLGSVINARDRWLKPGGLILPSSATLYMAPVTHTDRYNDSVDFWRNVYGINMSAMVPLAKQCAFEEPSVETITGENVLTWPHVVKYIDSYSVTINELESVTTKFKFNSMMRAPLHGFAFWFDVEFNGNAIASTNYNSTTSFIDNHQMNGSQRKKRTNPNEALVLSTAPEDPPTHWQQTLIYFYDPIELEQDQLIEGLVTLSQSRENARFMNIHLEYTSGGRSHVKESVMR, from the exons ATGTTTCCGAGAGAGAATCATAGTAACGGCTATGAGCAGGTGGGTGCCATGGGTCCGACCCATACCCACACTCACAGAGAGCGGGTCCGTCGCGGCACTCGCAGGTCACGCGCCTCCTCTTCCTCTCACTCCGTTAGGGTTTTCGACCAATCGCAACCGCACCACCGCCCTCCCTGCACTGATTTCGACGTCGCCTACTTCCATTCCTACGCTCATCTCGGTATCCACCAGGAGATGATCAAg GATCGCGTGCGTACTGAGACTTACAGGGAAGCAATCATGCAGCACCAGAGTTTCATTGCAGGCAAA GTTGTGGTTGATGTTGGATGTGGTACAGGAATTCTTTCTATATTTTGTGCTCAAGCTGGTGCAAAGCGG GTGTACGCAATTGATGCCAGTGACATTGCCCTGCAG GCAAATGAGGTTGTGAAAGCCAATAACTTGTCTGATGTTGTTGTTGTATTGCATGGACGAGTTGAG GATGTTGAAATTGATGAAGAGGTGGATGTTATTATTTCGGAATGGATGGGCTATATGCTTCTATATGAG AGTATGCTTGGAAGTGTTATTAATGCTAGAGATCGATGGCTCAAACCTGGAGGTCTTATTCTTCCTTCAAGTGCAACG TTGTACATGGCTCCTGTCACTCATACAGACAGATACAATGACAGTGTTGACTTCTGGCGCAATGTTTATGGAATTAATA TGTCTGCCATGGTGCCATTAGCTAAGCAATGTGCATTTGAAGAACCTTCCGTAGAGACAATAACTGGTGAAAATGTTTTGACATGGCCACATGTG GTAAAGTACATTGATAGTTATTCTGTTACCATCAATGAGTTAGAATCTGTAACGACCAAGTTTAAGTTCAATTCGATGATGCGAG CACCCCTACATGGTTTTGCATTTTGGTTTGATGTTGAATTTAATGGGAACGCAATAGCATCAACCAATTATAATTCAACTACTTCATTTATTGACAATCATCAGATGAATGGTAGTCAGAGAAAAAAGCGAACAAATCCAAATGAAGCACTGGTCCTGTCCACTGCGCCTGAGGACCCTCCAACACATTGGCAGCAG ACCTTGATATACTTTTATGATCCCATTGAGCTGGAACAAGATCAACTAATTGAAGGTTTGGTGACATTGTCGCAAAGCAGAGAAAATGCTCGATTTATGAATATTCACCTTGAATATAC TTCAGGTGGTCGATCGCATGTGAAAGAGTCTGTTATGAGATGA
- the LOC137806056 gene encoding protein ASPARTIC PROTEASE IN GUARD CELL 2-like — MAVLNTLLFFLLLPTLTTCTSSPSPFQHLNVEEEMAATKLKNPPKEPEDLEEKQGNWKVQLLHRDKISKAPPMNHSTRFNQRMKRDAKRVSSIVNKNSDARTEAAEEASFGSDVVSGMEEGSGEYFVRIGIGSPATYQYMVIDSGSDIVWVQCQPCDLCYNQSDPIFNPALSASFAGVPCSSSVCDQLDDAGCHQGRCRYEVAYGDGSYTRGTLALETITLGRTLIRNTAIGCGTWNQGMFVGAAGLLGLGAGPMSFVGQLGGQTGGAFAYCLLSRGSAASGSLQFGRQALPLGAAWVPLIPNPFFPSFYYVGLSGLGVGGSRLNISEDVFRVTDLGDGGTVMDTGTAVTRLPTPAYRTFRDAFLAQTTNLPRAPGLSIFDTCYDLNGFVTVRVPTVSFYFSGGQILTLPARNFLIPADDVGTFCFAFAASPSGLSIIGNIQQEGIQISVDGANGFVGFGPNVC, encoded by the coding sequence ATGGCCGTTCTCAACACTCTGCTCTTCTTCCTCCTGCTTCCAACCCTAACCACCTGCACCTCCTCGCCTTCCCCCTTCCAACACCTCAACGTGGAGGAAGAAATGGCGGCGACCAAACTCAAGAACCCACCCAAAGAACCAGAGGATTTAGAAGAAAAACAGGGGAACTGGAAAGTTCAGCTTCTGCACAGAGACAAAATCAGCAAAGCCCCTCCCATGAATCACTCCACCCGCTTCAACCAACGAATGAAACGGGACGCCAAAAGGGTATCTTCTATCGTTAACAAGAACAGCGATGCTCGCACGGAAGCGGCGGAAGAAGCGTCCTTTGGATCCGACGTGGTTTCGGGAATGGAGGAAGGTAGCGGAGAGTATTTTGTGAGAATAGGAATCGGAAGCCCTGCAACGTATCAGTACATGGTGATAGACTCAGGCAGTGACATTGTGTGGGTCCAGTGCCAGCCTTGCGACCTCTGCTACAACCAGTCCGATCCCATTTTCAACCCTGCACTCTCCGCCTCCTTCGCCGGCGTTCCCTGCTCCTCCTCCGTCTGCGACCAGCTCGACGACGCCGGCTGCCACCAGGGAAGGTGTCGCTACGAGGTGGCGTACGGCGACGGCTCCTACACCCGCGGCACACTCGCGCTCGAAACAATCACGCTGGGCAGGACCCTCATCAGGAACACGGCCATTGGCTGCGGGACATGGAACCAGGGCATGTTCGTGGGGGCGGCTGGGCTTTTGGGCCTGGGAGCCGGGCCCATGTCTTTCGTGGGCCAGCTCGGCGGCCAAACCGGCGGCGCCTTCGCCTACTGTCTACTCTCTCGCGGCAGCGCCGCCTCCGGCTCGCTCCAATTCGGACGGCAGGCATTGCCCCTAGGAGCGGCGTGGGTCCCACTCATTCCCAACCCCTTCTTCCCCAGCTTCTACTACGTCGGGCTCTCGGGTCTCGGAGTTGGGGGCTCGCGGCTGAACATATCGGAGGATGTTTTCCGGGTAACTGATCTGGGCGACGGAGGGACCGTGATGGACACCGGCACCGCCGTCACCAGGCTTCCCACGCCGGCTTACCGTACCTTCCGCGACGCTTTTCTTGCGCAGACCACCAACCTGCCCCGGGCACCGGGACTGTCCATTTTCGACACGTGCTACGATTTGAACGGCTTTGTGACGGTTCGGGTTCCCACGGTGTCGTTTTACTTTTCCGGCGGGCAGATCCTGACCCTTCCGGCGAGGAACTTTTTGATTCCGGCGGATGACGTGGGGACTTTCTGTTTTGCCTTTGCGGCTTCTCCTTCTGGGCTTTCCATTATAGGGAATATTCAGCAAGAGGGGATCCAGATTTCGGTTGATGGTGCCAATGGTTTTGTCGGGTTTGGACCCAATGTCTGTTGA
- the LOC137806057 gene encoding uncharacterized protein, translated as MIRFLTTRHVSVLIIFLISFFNIKTLILLLFLRLLFVLHQTITMASSTQTLLERARPFLRGDLQSIHQNLPSLVAVLQSVGAGECWHKHGSFLHHLLDIYRILALWKAPHSVCLCGLFHSAYSNSYVNLAIFDPSTGREVVRHHVGHQAESLIHLFCVVPRQTLIHDDLLFHYSDQELVQHLAEADISLRNAKEKGVFDGEEGWRKKLQGLVPAEGVEVKHIRTGEGVRVSRRIVGIFVMMTMADFCDQLFGFQDVLFDNANGRLEFSGNNLAVVWPGDGKPGLWMNSISRMGAVYRLIVREEEIWIEEKRRKVGGVVVDVERNEDIELVLPPVFDECTRVLEAGDQIVARDLYWEGVCEREMGKIEELMVQSISKNPFVGEPYVVLSQVCLTEGRFEEAEKHAEKGLRLLLEWGCPWDKRNSWEGWVAWSRVLLMKAKDKSWPNTSWGILNLGLVK; from the coding sequence ATGATAAGATTCCTCACAACACGACACGTCTCTGTCCTAatcattttcttaatttctttttttaatataaaaactttaatCCTTCTCTTATTTCTTCGTCTTCTCTTCGTTCTTCACCAAACCATAACCATGGCGTCTTCAACCCAAACTCTCCTTGAACGTGCTCGTCCCTTCCTCCGCGGGGACCTCCAATCCATTCACCAGAACCTCCCTTCGCTCGTCGCCGTCCTGCAGAGCGTCGGTGCCGGAGAGTGCTGGCACAAACACGGCAGCTTCCTCCACCATCTTCTCGACATATACCGCATTCTCGCCCTCTGGAAAGCCCCTCACTCCGTCTGCCTCTGCGGCCTCTTCCACTCAGCCTACTCCAACTCCTACGTCAACCTCGCCATCTTCGACCCTTCAACCGGCCGTGAAGTGGTTCGCCACCACGTCGGCCACCAAGCAGAGTCTCTCATCCACCTGTTCTGTGTCGTTCCCAGGCAGACCCTCATCCACGACGATCTCCTCTTCCACTACTCCGATCAAGAACTCGTGCAACACCTCGCCGAGGCAGATATATCTCTGAGGAACGCCAAGGAGAAGGGCGTCTTCGACGGGGAGGAAGGATGGAGGAAGAAACTGCAGGGTCTTGTTCCGGCGGAGGGGGTTGAAGTGAAGCACATTCGAACGGGTGAAGGGGTGCGTGTTTCTCGGAGGATAGTGGGTATTTTCGTGATGATGACCATGGCCGATTTCTGCGACCAGTTGTTTGGGTTTCAGGATGTTCTGTTTGATAACGCGAACGGTCGGCTAGAGTTTTCTGGCAACAATTTGGCGGTTGTGTGGCCGGGAGATGGGAAGCCGGGGCTGTGGATGAACTCAATTTCAAGGATGGGAGCAGTGTACAGGTTGATTGTGAGGGAAGAAGAGATTTGGATTGAAGAGAAGAGAAGGAAGGTTGGTGGGGTGGTGGTGGATGTGGAGAGAAATGAAGATATTGAGTTGGTGTTGCCTCCAGTGTTTGATGAGTGCACAAGGGTTTTGGAGGCTGGGGATCAAATAGTTGCAAGAGATTTGTACTGGGAAGGTGTTTGTGAGAGGGAGATGGGGAAGATTGAAGAGTTGATGGTGCAGTCAATAAGCAAAAACCCTTTTGTTGGAGAGCCATATGTGGTGCTGAGTCAGGTTTGTTTGACAGAGGGGAGGTTTGAGGAGGCTGAGAAACATGCAGAAAAAGGACTGAGACTTTTGCTGGAATGGGGGTGCCCTTGGGACAAGAGGAATTCTTGGGAAGGGTGGGTTGCGTGGAGTAGGGTGTTGCTGATGAAGGCTAAGGACAAATCTTGGCCTAACACTTCATGGGGCATCCTCAACTTGGGTCTTGTAAAGTAG